Below is a window of Sylvia atricapilla isolate bSylAtr1 chromosome 17, bSylAtr1.pri, whole genome shotgun sequence DNA.
GAGGGGGTGGTGAGGGGGGATTCATTAAAATTGGGGTCTTCCCACCAAAACTGCAGGTTGTGTGGCTGATGGGCCAAGCCCAGCATCACCTGCAGGGTGTCCTGGATTCATGGAGCTGTGTAACtcccaggggtggaggaggctGGGAATTGCAGGGTTTGTGGGTGTGTGTTCCAGCgggtggcaggagctgtgacaATGCCATGGATCACCGGGGTGGGACACAGCCGCTGTGGGCTCATCCATGGGAAAAGGCTGCGGGAGGAGGACACCAAAGCAGGATGGGGCTCTTGCCCTGTCCCACAGGGATGGCTGGTGCCTGATCccaggggaggctgcagggatggacTCACCGTCCCCGGGGTGgggtggaggagctgctgcccaatAGTGAAACCCGAGCCAAAGTGCCTTTGCTGGAGCAAGAGCCGGAGTAATTTATCGGGAAGCTTTTAGGGAAATGAGCGGCGGTTGGGTCCCTGCCAAGCGCAGCCCCGCTGGGCTCTGCCCGTGTCCTCTGGCAGCTCTTGctgggagagaggggacaggagtgggaatggggacagggtgTGGACTGGGGTGAGCACAGGACAGAGAGAGGGATGGATAAAGGGGTTGGAATTGGGGTAGAGATAGGGTCAACATGGGGATTgggggaggggagagcaggagggatggaaataagcatgggaatggggatggggagtagtcagggatgaggatgggacagggatggggagaagaTAGGGATGGGTATGGAGATGAGGATGGGAcagcagtggggatggggagaggggaaagggacagagagaggaatgGAAATAAGGATGGGAGTGGGACTGAGGATGGGGTTGGGGATGGAGACAGAGCttgggacaaggacagggatgggaatggCACCAAGGAAGAGGTGGAGCTTAGCCCATCCCACACTTCttgcagcacaagggagagaaaCAACCATTACCAACTTCTTCCCTTCCTATCCCAAACacttcccagagctctggaatCGCAGCCCTGCAACCCCCACTGGGTTCGCTGCCACTTTTGCTACATTGTCCCCATGTCCAGAGAACCCGTGCAGAgtcctgctccctcccacctcccctCACCCGCGGCAGCCCCCACCTCCCGGCACAttccctttgtttttctctttcctggcGGTCCCTTAATTGAATTATCCCGGAGCATCTCTGTTGCAGCAGCCGCAGTGAGCCGTCGCCGCTGCggcagagcagggacacggctgggACCCCGCTCCTGCATCCCGCCTGCTCCGGCACCGGGAGCTGCCATTCCAAACCTGCCCCAAGAAATCCGTTCTGCCCATTcccattaaaattaattgagCATCTTTGAAACGCTGAGCTTGGGGGATGGCGTTATTccttttatctatttttttttcttttacattattGTATTTTCTGGCAAATTAAATTGTCCTCGGTtcgggttttttgttggtttttattttttttttttttttattccttctcttaTGTTTATTCACAGTGTCTATAATAGACctggttaaaaataaatatatatatctacacACATGTCTCCGAGGCCACGTGGCTCCTTTGGAAATGCCAGTCCATAAAAATTCCAAACTTTCTGCGGGGAGATGGATGAAATTTCATTACGGATGCGGAGCCTCCCGCACTTTGCGAGGCAGCCGGAATGATTTCATTGCCGTGGAGCACTTCCCATTCCCATTGCTCATTTGGACGTTCGCTTCAATTTGTTTGATAAATTAAAAGAGATCAAAAAAAGGCCCCACCCAAACTCCAAATCAATAAAATGCCACCAATTCCTCCTGGCATCCCACAAATGGGGTGTCCCGTCCgtggtgctgcagggtgggaaTTCCCATGCTAGGAAATGCGTTTTCCCCGTGGGATCAGCCAGGGAGGTGAAGGTGGGAatgtcccagccccagtgtcctgggatgggctcctccagccccaaTCCCAGTGGGAAATGCCCCATAatgggggagcagcagctttgcctgATTCTCTCCCAGCCCCAAGCACTTCCcctgtttttatttattcctttaatcACTTTACCATTAAAAATGCATCGCTGGGGGCTCGGGGAGGGCGATCCATAAGGTGGGAATGGGCTCTCACAGCACACAGATAAGAGGCTGTGAGACTCCTGGTATCTCCCTCAGCCTGGGGGGCTCACACCAGGGCCAGACCCCAGTGGTGTAAATCAGGAGTAACAGGGTGCTCCCTGCCACCAGACTTGGGGCAGGATCCCCAGCTTGGCCCAGGAATTGTGACTGTGGAGCCTCTCTGAGTGCCCCGGACAGATCCTGGGTCCTGCTGGAATTACTGTAAGTCCAGGTGAAACCACTTCTGGGAAGGGGCTTGGGCTGAGCATCCTCCGCATCAAGGCAAAGGGGAGTGAAAAATTCATCAGTCCCACCATAAAATATCAGGGCACAAGATGTGGAGAGGGGGATAAAATCACTGGGATCCATGGGAAAAGTCAGGACCTATAGCAGCATCCACAGCAGGACGTGGGAACTTCTGGGAAGGAGCCAGGTCCTGCTACCCCAAAGTTtagggatgctccagcccccCCAGTCCTGGGGGTCAGAGCCCCCCAACCACCTCCCATTTCAGGAGGACTCAGCAGCACCCACGGGTGCTCCCAAGGCCCCACCCCATCATGCTCCACCCCAGCATCTCCAGGAGCCCCCGAGTCCAGAGCACTTCAGAAATCccagttttatttcagatcaGAAACAACCAACcaggaagaacaaaaacaaaaacaaaaaacgaaaacaaaaaacaccaccccaaaacccccaaaaactcCAAAGAATGAGAAACGGCCCCAAACCCGAACCAGTCCGTGCCCAGGTGGGTGCTACATACAGGCTGGGGGGTTCCGGGGAGTGCGGGGCTCCCCGGCCTCGGGGTCGCTCCGGCTCTTCCCAAGGGGGGTCGGCTCAAAGTGCATCAAGCAGGAGGTCAGGAATGTCCCCGCAGCGGGCAGGTGGGGAAACCGAGGCACGGCACGGGGGCGACAGGGAGGGGCTTTGGGGGGGGGTGGAATCCAGCCCTTGGCAGCCAAGTCCATGCAAACGCTCCCGGCTCTAGGAACCATCTCAGGCGCGTGTATTGCTTAGGGGATGATTTGGTTTATCCTAAATATGAGCTCTAAACGCTAGATCGGAGAATCCGGCAGGATCCGCCGCGGGAGGGGCCGCCGGCCCGGCGCGGGGAAGGGGCTCACGGGGCTCCATGCACGTCACATGCACTCACGGGTCGGTTTTGGTCTGGCGAGGGGTGGGTCGGTGTGTCGGTGTCGGTACCAAAGTCTCCGTGCTCTGCCAACAGCAGCGACGGCAGCGCCCGGCACGGCGGGGCCCCGGCGCGGCTCTGTCCCCTCGGCCGCCCCCCTCCCGGGGGGGGTCACGTCTCTGGGCCACGGATGGATGTACATAGAgatatttatagatatttataGGTGTCTCCTCCTCGCTGTCGCTGCGGGTCCCCCGGCGGCGGGGGCACCCCGTTACTTCATCCCGCTGCGCAGCACCTGGTTGGCGGCGATGAGCATCACGCTGATGATGAAGGCGATGGCGAAGGCGCAGATGAGGCTCTTCCGCACGCAGGTCTGGCGGATCtgctggctggagcaggctgggggtgGGACAGACACCGAGTTACCCCAATCCCAAATACACTCTCCTTGTACTAAGGGTAACCAGTGCTATCTATCCCCATGGTTTGGCATCCCTGTCGGGGGGGGGGTTTGGCATCCCCACGGCTTTTGGCATTCCCGGTGCCCGGCACTCACTCTCCACGTCGACAGGGCACTCCTCGGCCGTGCCCATGTGGCTCTCCTCCTCGGTCATGATGATGTTCTCGATGTCCTTCATGGACAGGTGCTCGCAGAAGGTGTCGTACAGCAGCCGCTTCAGCTCGTCCACCGTCAGCTTCTGCATGTCACACTGCCGGGGACCGGGGGGCTCGGGGTGACCCCATGGCCGGCAGCACGGGGGGCTCCGGGGTCCCCCAGAACCCTTGGATGTGGTGGTTTGGGTGGATCACCCTGGAATTGTCTGGGAAAAGCCTGGTGTCCTGGTGACCTCCAGCAGAGTGTGGGGcacccagagggtgctggcaccAAATGTGGCCCATTTGTGACAGGGGCACAGGAGCTGACACTGATCCTGAACCTCATCCTGATCCTGACCCTGACCTCAGTCCTGACCTTGACCCCAATCCTGACCCTGAATCTGTTCCTGACCCAAATCCTGACCCTGGCCCCACCATTAAACCTGATCTCAACCCTCATCCTAACCCTGACTCCAGCCCAAAACCTGATCCTAAACCTAGCCCTAACCCTGACATTTAAACCAGTGCTGACCCTGACCCTAAAAACTGGAGCCTGACCTTGACCCTAATCTTAAACCTAATTCTGACTCTTAAACCAACCCCAGACTCATCCTTGACCCAGAGCCTGACTTTCGCTCTCAGCCCAACCCCAATTCCAGCCTTGACCCTCATCCTATCCCTAATCCCAATCTTGGCTCTGACCCTGAGCCTTCCCTGGTGCTCCCAGTGCAGGTTCTGGGGTGCTGCCCctgggagggggctgggggtgtccctACATTCctggggggctgggggtgtccctgcattcccgggggctgggggtgtccctgcattcctggggggctgggggtgtccctgcattcccgggggctgggggtgtcctCACCTTCCAGAAGACGGTGTCGAAGTCGGTGCCGTGGAACTTCTCCGGGATGCCCGAGGGTGGAGAGCTTGGGCCCCAGTAATGTCACAAACTCCTCAAAGTCCACCTGCCCGTCACCTGTGGGACACAGAGGTGGCTGGCACCCCCTGCCTGAGCATGGGGGCACATGGGACACTCCCCCTCCCAGAAGGGGCTCCATGGGTGGTCACTGACCCCCAAAACCAGTTGGAGATCTCAGGATCAGCTGGGAACCTCCAGCAAATTTAGGGAACTTCAGGCTTTGGCCAGGATGCCCAACATTGGATGGGGTCTCCAATGCCAGCCAGGGCCCCAGTGcacacaggggacacccagTGTGGGCTAGGGACCCCCTAATACCAAGCAGTCCCCCCACAATGTGATCTGGGACCCCAGTGCTGGCCAGGGAACCCAAATATCCAGGACATGAACTTGAGCTGGACCCCAATTCCAGCTGGGACCTCAATCTAGAGGTCTCCCAGGCCTAACTGGGGACCACAAATGTTGTCTGAGGaccccccaaaccaaccagGGACTCCAGCACTGGGTGGGGACCTCAAACAAAGTTCAGTATCCCCAACACcagctgggatggcagcactggctggggtCCCCAGTGCTGGCTGGGACTCTCACTGCCATGTAGGGACCCCCAGTGTTGGCTGGGGACCCCTAGCAACATCTGGGGACCCCCAATGCCATTTGGGCCCACTTTCCATGGGACCTGGGAACACCCAGTGTCATGTGAAGCTCTGAATTCCAGCAGGGACCCCAGTTCCAGCAGGGACCCCGGTGGTGGCCGAGACCCTGGGGGTGGCTGTGACCCTGGGGGTGCTCGGTGGCCGTTCTGGCCAtgtcccctggcagtggggGACGCTGGCGTGGGGCTGTCAGGGCAGCACTAACGATGAATAATGAGAGGAGCGGCGCCTTGGCAGCGCTGCCGGAAAGGCTTTTAaatgggggggtggggggaaaggaaaagcaataaattaaGGAGCTCTTTCAGGTCCCAGTGGGTGAGGGAGGGGTGGGAACAGGGTCCAGCGGCAGCCAGTGCCAGAGGGTGATGGGTGTTGAGGACACGACCCAGGGTGCAGGATCCACCCCTGGGTACGGGATCCAGCCTCGGCAGCACGGTCTCAGCTGGTTTAGCGATCCCACAAGCATCCAGGATCCTTAAATCTTCCCCAACAAAGCTGCAGTGgcaatgatgatgatgatggatgAGCGGGAGGCTGCAGTGGCAGGCAGAGCCCGGGTCAGGctcatcccacatcccacatcccacatcccgTGTCGTGTCCAGCGTGTGGGGTGGAAATTCGGGAGAATTGTGTGTTTCTCCCAGCTGCGGGTCCcgtccctgtgcccatcccggGCTCCTACCGTCCATGTCGAGGCGCTGGATGATGACCTCCAGCTCCACCTCGTTGGGCATGTACCCCAGCGAGCGCATGGCcgtgcccagctcctgcttggAGATGAACCCGTTGCCATCGCGGGTCGAACACCTTGAAGGCTTCCCGGATCTCTGTGTGGGGAGCAGGAATGAGGCCGGCTGAGCTTCCCgctgcagcacccacagacCCCTGAGCGGACCCCACCCGCCCAGCGTGGAGCCCCAGCCACCGCAGAAAGGTCTGACCTCCCCGAGAGACCCCGAATATTTGCTCCCACTCCCGTCACCCACCGTGCCCTTGCTGCTGCCACAAGCCGAAACCGCGGCGTTCTGCCCTAAAAACGCGTCCCTTGGATGTGCCTGAGCTTGGGGTGCCACCCGCTGGGCGCTGGCTGGGGGCATCCCCACGGTGCTGCGGCTTCCAGGGAGCGTTCCTGGGGCTCCAGGGGGAGCTGGGGACTGTCGCCATCCCAGGGGCCCGGGATCGTGGGCGGGATTGTGCCCCATCCACGGTCTTAGACTGGGTCTGTGCCCCCATCCTGGGGTCCAGGGGtgagtgctggagctgggccacaCTTCACACCAAAACAATCCCATCTCTTGATGAAATTGCTGCGGTGTTCTGCCCTGTTCAGTGCAGAGGAGGCTGGAAAtgggaggtttgggggtttCTGGCTCAAAATGAACCCCTGGGATGTGAGGGAAGATCCCTGCAGGGTGCCAGGGAGACGCTGCAGGGAAATTGAGGCATGGCCTGAGTCCATCGACTCCatcccacctcctgctgcagtcaGGACTCTGCATCTTTCTGGGGCAGTTTCTGGCTTTTTGATGCCACCCGATGTGCAAAGCTGGAGTCGGGCTGACGGAAAAGAAGGGCCAGGAATTTGTAGTGCAGGAGAGTGGGAAGCCAGGCCAGGATATTGGtgcctcttccttctccctgtaCCTGCCAGGGAGATTTGTGCTGGAGGATCCCAGCAGGAGAAATGGGCTGTGAGCTTTgggtttgggggaaaaaaccccatattgGGTCCCAAGGGCTTGGGAACATCCCCTGACTGGATGGTGTCACATGGGTGATGTCTTCAAGGTGCTTTGGGGGAGTTGTGTGGGATTTTGGCCCGTCAGTCTGAGCTTCTCCACGGCCagtgtccctgcctgggcagggagatCCTCACGcttctctctctgtgctcctgggggCCTCGCTACACTTCCAGGCACCCCCAAAATTCATCCTTCAAGGATGCTCATCCCAAAGAGCTCCAAGGTGCCTCCTCCTCAGATGGTTCAGGGTGCTGAGGGACAGGCAAGGACATTTCCTGGCAGTGGCCAGAGAGGGGTCCTGGCTCCCCACTGAGcatcccctgccccagctccaccctgggtcagctcagccccagcatgAAGCCGTGTCAGGGTGTCACCAAAccagggggacaggggcagggaggagccccTGGGTGTCTGACACCTTGTGGGGTCCCCCCtggggctcccagccctgccatcgatccccactgctgcaggtgGGTGCTGAGGGAGGGGGGGACACCACACTGGGACCCCGGGGACTGGGTGAACCGGGACAACAGCCGGTGCAGGGACACGGGGAGTGGGCACATGGACACCATGGagggctgtgagcacacacggacacacagacacagacagacacacaaacacacatggacacacagacaccacGGTGACACCCCCGGCAGTGACACTGGActggtgtgtgcacacacagacacacattcCTCATGGTGATGCCGTGCTGGTGTCACACACCAACACCTTGCAGGGACGTGCCCAAgtgtgcaaacacacacacacacacacacagagcttgCACTGACACTGCGTGTGCACACATGGGGACACAACCAGAACCACGTCACAGTGACGCTGTACCTGTGACTGCACACACAAACGTTGCAGTGATTCATGTGAGTGTGctcatgcacacacacacacacacgggtGCATCACAAGCCCCTTGCAGTGATGTGCATGTGCGTGGATGCAGCACACACTGGCACCTTGCACAGATGCACctgtgcacaaacacacaaacacctTGCACTGAGCTACTTGTGCCTGTACACACACACTTCCCTTGCAGTGGTGCTGCACTTGTGCACACACATGGATGCACATAACCACGATGCAGCGGTGCTGCACCTGCGTGTGCACACACCAAcgcctggcacagctgcatttgtgtgtgtgcacacactcacacacacacaactcCCCTGCAGTGACCATCTCCGTGCCTGCACACCCACACTCCTTGCTGCACTTGTGTGTGCACACGCATGGACACGCAGAACCACGTCACAGCGACGCTGCacttgtgcacacacacacaaacaccatGCACAGCTGCACTTGTGCCTGCACAACAACACAACCCCATTGCAGCAAAGCTGTGCTTgtgtttgcacacacacacacactcacacacacacacacgcacacacacactccaCCAGGTTGCAGCGATGCTGAAGTTGTGCCCAGGCACACAAACaccctctgcagcagggctgtgcataCGAGCCCGTCCTGCTGTGACGCTGTGCGTGTGCACACTCACACAAACACCTCCTGCAGCGAGGCTGTGCATGGGCACACACACGTGCTGCAGTGACACAAACACTGGGCCTGGCACAGCCACGCAcacagtgacagtggcacagCCACGCACACGGAGCCACCCTGCAGCGAGGCCATGCGTGTGCACACAGATGTGTGACACACAGAGGTGTGACACAGAGGTGTGAGCACACCCAGAGCACGGTGTGAAGGGGTGTGCCAtgcctgtgcacacacacagagcccctgcAGTGAGGCTGTGACAGGCACGTCAGCACACACACAcgccctgcagagctgcacacacacacacacacacagagcccttgCACACCGGTGTGAGCGCCTGCTCGGGGCTCCCAGATGGATTTTGGGGTTCCCctcatccccagccctgtggggccctgcctcagtttccccacgAGGATGCCGAGGGCTCCGGTTTGATGCTGGGCCAAGGGCGCTCTCCTCAGGCAGAGTGTGGGGGTCACCCCCGTGGCTCAGTTCCCCCCCGGTGCCGGCTCTGGAGCCGGGGGTGCCGCATCCCTTTCCCCCAGGCTCCCTAGGGACACCCCAAAGCCGGGCACCGCCAGTGCCCGTCCCGCCACCCCGGCAAACTTTTGGGGTGGAAAAAGCCGTTCTGGTGGCAGCGAGCTGAGCTCGGCCCCTCTCATGGCACgggtgggcagagccccgcCGGCCGCTCCTCCCGGCCGGAGTCCGGTGACACCGGGACTGCGTGGAGCTGCCGTGACCCGGGGGGTGACACGGGTGACAGCCACCCCTCGGGTCCCCCGCGCCACCAGCCACTGTCATATTATGACAGCGGGGAGGGGGTGACCCCCCCGCGCCGCGGAGGGGAAAGCGGCCCCCCGCCACTATCGCCGGTCCCTGCTGTGTCATATTGCCACAACCCGGGGGCCCGGGACCCCCGCACGCCTTCTCGCTTCagctttccttcttcccctcctccttctcctcctcctcctcctccatccatCCGCATCCCGCTCGCCCTCAGCTTCCCCACGGCGCCGGGGAACGCGCACCCCGGCTACCCCACAGCCGCATCCCGCGGGATGGACTTCCCGGTCCCCAAAACCTCCTCACCCCCACGGTCCCATGGGATGCTCCCCTCATCCCCCCcgctccccaggcagcccccCGAACCCGCTCACCCTCCAGCTCATCCTCGGGGATCTCCACGGGGCGCTGCTCGGCGAGGATGTTGGGACGGTGTAGATCCCCGGTACATCAACGCCGCCGTCACCGGATGGAAAGGCATCTTCGGGGCTCCCCAAAACCAAAGTTTAAACCCAAATCTCGTCGGGTGGAGGGGGAGCTCCCCCCAGCCGGTAGCGCCGGACGCTAAACACAAGTTGCCggtccccgccgccccccgcccggtCCCCACCGGCCAGggggggccggggcgggcgctCCCCCGTCCtccggggccggcggcgggacGGGCTGGCGGCCGAGCCCCTCACCGCCGAGTCAGGGCGCGGGGGGGCTCCGCTGGGGGCGGCCCGCTTCCCCCGCGCACATGCCCTCCCGAAGTGGAGACGGGAGGTGAAAGCATCCAAGCCCCGGTTAAATCCCGCTggaagcggcggcggcggcggcgggggggaCGGGGCTGGCCATGCCGCTCGGGCCCCCCTCCCTGCGCCCGGAGCCCCCCCACCTCCGCGCGGGGCCCCCCTTCGGCCGGCGCCGGGCCGCTCACAGCCCCCCGGGGAGCCGCTGCCGCCGGGCCACGCTCCCCGTGGGGCCCGGCATGGCGGGGCCGAGGCTGAAGGCGGCCTCTTcgtcttcctcctccctcctcctcctcctcttcttcctccccgCCAAGTGTCCCGGGCAGGCCGGGgctcgccgccgccgccggttCAGCCCCCGCCGCGCACCCGCcgcccccccgccgccgccggcagcCGGAGCATCctcggccccggccccgggaaGCGGCGGCGGAAtccgggcagcggcggcgccgggcgggtTTTGAACGGTCCCGCCCGGGAAATGGGgctgggggcgggggggaggtGGGGCCTCCCCCCGGGGGGCGGCGAGGGGGGGCAGTGCGGCAGTGACGGCGGAGCGTCCCGGGCCGCAGGGACGGGGAGTGGGAGATGCTGGTACCGCGGGGGGTGCTCGGGGGGGACACCGGGGGTCGGCAGGCGGGGCTGGGCCTTCCTGTGCCCCCCCCTGTCCCGGTAGGTGTCACCCCGGGGTCTCCACACGCAGCACCCCGTGCCCGGGGAGTTGTCACCCCGAGGTCCCTGAGCGCGACACCTCTGGCTGCCACCACCTCCGGGTCCCTGCA
It encodes the following:
- the CABP7 gene encoding LOW QUALITY PROTEIN: calcium-binding protein 7 (The sequence of the model RefSeq protein was modified relative to this genomic sequence to represent the inferred CDS: inserted 2 bases in 1 codon; deleted 2 bases in 2 codons); protein product: MPFHPVTAALMYRGSTPXPNILAEQRPVEIPEDELEEIREAFKVFDRDGNGFISKQELGTAMRSLGYMPNEVELEVIIQRLDMDGDGQVDFEEFVTLLGPKLSTSGIPEKFHGTDFDTVFWKCDMQKLTVDELKRLLYDTFCEHLSMKDIENIIMTEEESHMGTAEECPVDVETCSSQQIRQTCVRKSLICAFAIAFIISVMLIAANQVLRSGMK